From one Agathobaculum sp. NTUH-O15-33 genomic stretch:
- a CDS encoding MATE family efflux transporter — translation MKIQLSDHFTYKKLLRFVLPSVVMMIFTSIYGVIDGLFVSNFVGKTPFAALNLIMPFLMMMAALGFMIGTGGSAIVAITLGEGDKERANRYFSMLVYVTLAAGLVLTVLGVAALRPIAAAMGAEGEMLENCVLYGRIILFALAPFMLQNVFQSFFVTAEKPKLGLAMTVAAGLTNIVLDYVFIVPLGWGLAGAALATALSQVVGGVAPLLYFARKNDSLLRLTRASFEGRILIKACTNGSSELMTNISMSLVNILYNFQLMSVAGEDGVAAYGVIMYVNFIFAAMFLGYAIGSAPVISYHYGAANHAELKNLFRKSLTIVALAAFTLTIVAEALAAPLATVFVGYDAGLMELTRHGFRLYALSFLMNGFNIFGSAFFTALGDGLVSALISFLRTLLFQVAAVLLLPLVFGVDGIWLAIVAAELLALLVTVWFLARKRTKYHYA, via the coding sequence ATGAAAATACAATTATCCGATCATTTTACTTATAAAAAGCTGCTGCGGTTCGTGCTGCCGAGCGTTGTGATGATGATCTTCACCTCGATCTACGGCGTAATAGACGGCCTGTTCGTTTCCAACTTTGTGGGCAAAACGCCCTTTGCGGCGCTCAACCTCATCATGCCGTTTTTGATGATGATGGCGGCGCTGGGCTTCATGATCGGCACCGGCGGCAGCGCGATCGTCGCGATCACGCTGGGCGAGGGCGACAAGGAACGGGCCAACCGCTATTTTTCCATGCTGGTCTATGTGACGCTCGCCGCCGGTCTGGTGCTGACGGTGCTCGGCGTCGCGGCGCTGCGGCCCATCGCGGCCGCCATGGGCGCGGAAGGCGAAATGCTGGAAAACTGCGTGCTGTACGGCAGGATCATCCTGTTCGCGCTGGCCCCGTTCATGCTGCAAAACGTGTTCCAAAGCTTCTTCGTCACGGCGGAAAAGCCCAAGCTAGGGCTTGCGATGACGGTGGCGGCGGGCCTGACCAACATCGTTTTGGACTATGTGTTCATCGTGCCGCTGGGGTGGGGGCTGGCGGGCGCGGCGCTCGCCACCGCGCTCAGTCAGGTCGTGGGCGGCGTGGCGCCGCTCCTCTACTTCGCGCGGAAAAACGACAGCCTGCTGCGCCTGACCCGCGCCTCGTTCGAGGGCCGCATCCTAATCAAGGCCTGCACCAACGGTTCGTCCGAGCTGATGACCAATATCTCGATGTCGCTCGTCAACATCCTGTATAACTTCCAGCTCATGAGCGTCGCGGGCGAGGACGGCGTGGCCGCCTACGGCGTGATCATGTATGTGAACTTTATTTTCGCGGCCATGTTTTTGGGATACGCGATCGGCAGCGCGCCCGTGATCAGCTACCATTACGGCGCGGCGAACCACGCGGAGCTGAAAAACCTGTTCCGCAAAAGCCTGACCATCGTCGCGCTGGCGGCGTTCACGCTCACCATCGTGGCGGAGGCGCTTGCCGCGCCGCTGGCCACGGTGTTCGTCGGCTACGACGCGGGGCTGATGGAGCTGACGCGCCACGGCTTCCGTTTGTACGCGCTGTCCTTCCTGATGAACGGGTTCAACATCTTCGGTTCGGCGTTCTTCACCGCGCTAGGCGACGGGCTTGTTTCCGCGCTGATCTCCTTTTTGCGCACGCTGCTGTTCCAAGTCGCGGCGGTGCTGCTGCTGCCGCTGGTTTTCGGGGTGGACGGCATCTGGCTCGCCATCGTCGCGGCCGAGCTGCTGGCGCTGCTCGTCACGGTATGGTTTCTTGCGCGCAAGCGGACAAAATATCATTACGCCTGA
- a CDS encoding flavin reductase family protein — protein sequence MSKIKWNGGALLAPVPPALVTCGTMERSNVLTIAWTGILNTIPPKTYIAVRPERFSYPLIERLGAFVINLPTAKLVRAVDLCGVKSGRDTDKFALTGLTPVPAGEVPCPLIAESPLALECRVTQKIPLGSHDMFLADIVAVDVEQSLIDRAGKLHLDRAGLLAYAHGEYFELGKKLGSFGYSVRKKTRPPQKSRADGAGSARKPRKKR from the coding sequence TTGAGCAAGATAAAATGGAACGGGGGCGCGCTGCTCGCGCCGGTGCCGCCCGCGCTCGTGACGTGCGGGACGATGGAGCGCTCGAACGTATTGACGATCGCGTGGACGGGCATTTTGAACACCATCCCGCCCAAGACCTATATTGCCGTTCGGCCGGAGCGGTTTTCCTACCCCCTGATCGAGCGGCTCGGCGCGTTCGTCATCAACCTGCCCACGGCCAAGCTGGTGCGCGCGGTCGACCTGTGCGGCGTGAAAAGCGGCCGCGATACGGATAAATTCGCGCTGACCGGACTGACTCCAGTACCGGCCGGGGAGGTGCCGTGTCCGCTGATCGCGGAAAGCCCGCTGGCGCTCGAATGCCGCGTCACGCAGAAAATCCCCCTCGGCTCGCACGACATGTTTTTGGCGGATATCGTGGCGGTGGATGTGGAGCAATCGCTCATCGACCGGGCGGGCAAGCTCCATCTCGACCGGGCGGGCCTGCTGGCCTACGCCCACGGCGAATATTTTGAGCTGGGCAAAAAGCTGGGCAGCTTTGGCTACAGCGTGCGCAAAAAGACGCGCCCGCCCCAAAAAAGCCGCGCGGACGGCGCCGGAAGCGCCCGGAAACCAAGGAAGAAGAGATAG
- a CDS encoding sensor domain-containing diguanylate cyclase: MKNKILLKTNLSICLVIVVGFLLTAVLSYRINYHSSIQNIVQVSDLASEGVYYQMNTALSKPVNISQTMANNSLLKTLLAREAAHSDDPAYIGTMQKHLLTYQQKYAYDSVFLVSAASNRYYNFNGLDRVLAPGNAEDAWYFDDFLPSAAEYSMNVDNDQVAGAEDAITLFVNCKIWEGDTLLGVVGVGVRIDHLQKALQSYQDSFDVSAYFVDDAGVIQLAASRSGYERVNLREQAGYSAAICDSILGWRESEAASGFWSFDGAGRKQDYFVTRYLPDIGWHLVVERDTGALMAALQRQLKLSIAVIVAIIAIILLVITRVIRGFDRRIAAMARANEQERQTLFEKATGQLFDDIYEIDITHNRPSDQVTEAYFARLGAPPGTPYDQALHMIAEKQIKPEFRQGYLDTFSPAHVLRAFDEGAESLRYEFMIANDGQSYYWMRITARLLVAEGDGSLHMMIYRQNIDEEKRREQKMQLLARTDEMTGLLNKTATQRAIEERLAQNPEGPHAFFIFDIDRFKDANDRFGHAYGDNVIRDFADILRTHFRRDDLLGRIGGDEFVAFLPIPSTAWAADKARELTAALDRDHTEGESVWHMTASIGVAFAPQDGAAFAELYRRADTALYVSKKRGRHRFTLYQKELENGGGTRQ; this comes from the coding sequence ATGAAAAATAAGATATTGCTCAAAACAAACCTGTCGATCTGTCTGGTCATCGTGGTGGGCTTTTTGCTTACCGCGGTGCTCAGCTACCGGATCAACTACCATTCCTCGATCCAAAATATCGTTCAGGTGTCCGATCTTGCGTCCGAGGGCGTCTATTACCAGATGAACACCGCGCTGTCCAAGCCGGTGAACATCTCCCAGACCATGGCGAACAACAGCCTGCTCAAAACGCTTTTGGCGCGGGAGGCGGCGCATTCGGACGACCCCGCGTACATCGGCACCATGCAAAAGCACCTGCTGACCTATCAGCAAAAGTATGCTTACGATTCCGTGTTCCTTGTCTCCGCCGCTTCAAACCGCTATTACAATTTTAACGGTCTGGACCGCGTGCTGGCCCCGGGCAACGCGGAGGACGCGTGGTATTTCGACGATTTCCTGCCCTCCGCCGCAGAATACAGCATGAATGTGGACAACGATCAGGTGGCGGGCGCGGAGGACGCGATCACGCTGTTTGTCAACTGCAAGATATGGGAAGGCGACACGCTGCTGGGCGTGGTCGGCGTCGGCGTGCGCATCGATCACCTGCAAAAGGCGCTGCAAAGCTATCAGGATTCCTTTGACGTGAGCGCCTATTTCGTCGACGACGCGGGCGTCATCCAGCTTGCCGCCTCCCGCTCGGGCTACGAGCGCGTCAACCTGCGCGAGCAGGCCGGATACAGCGCCGCCATCTGCGACAGCATTCTGGGCTGGCGGGAAAGCGAAGCCGCGTCCGGCTTCTGGTCGTTCGACGGCGCCGGGCGCAAGCAGGATTATTTTGTCACCCGCTACCTGCCCGATATCGGCTGGCATCTGGTCGTGGAGCGGGACACCGGCGCGCTCATGGCGGCCTTGCAGCGGCAGCTCAAGCTCTCCATCGCGGTCATTGTCGCCATTATCGCCATCATTTTGCTGGTCATCACCCGCGTCATCCGCGGCTTTGACCGGCGGATCGCGGCCATGGCCCGCGCCAACGAGCAGGAACGGCAAACGCTGTTTGAAAAGGCCACCGGCCAGCTTTTCGACGATATCTACGAGATCGATATCACGCACAACCGCCCATCCGATCAAGTGACCGAGGCTTACTTCGCCCGCCTCGGCGCGCCGCCCGGCACGCCCTACGATCAGGCGCTGCACATGATCGCGGAAAAGCAGATCAAGCCGGAATTCCGGCAGGGCTATCTGGATACCTTTTCCCCCGCGCACGTGCTCCGCGCGTTCGACGAGGGCGCGGAATCGCTGCGCTATGAATTTATGATCGCAAACGACGGGCAAAGCTACTACTGGATGCGGATCACCGCCCGCCTTTTGGTCGCGGAGGGCGACGGCTCGCTCCATATGATGATCTACCGGCAGAACATCGATGAAGAAAAGCGGCGCGAGCAAAAGATGCAGCTGCTCGCCCGCACCGACGAAATGACCGGGCTATTAAACAAGACCGCGACCCAGCGCGCGATCGAAGAGCGGCTTGCCCAAAACCCGGAGGGGCCGCACGCCTTTTTCATTTTCGATATCGACCGGTTTAAGGACGCGAACGACCGCTTCGGCCACGCCTACGGCGACAACGTGATCCGGGATTTTGCCGATATCCTCCGCACGCACTTCCGGCGCGACGATCTGCTGGGCCGTATCGGCGGGGACGAATTTGTGGCCTTTCTGCCCATTCCCAGCACGGCGTGGGCGGCCGACAAGGCCCGCGAGCTGACCGCGGCGCTCGACCGGGATCACACGGAGGGCGAAAGCGTTTGGCACATGACCGCCAGCATCGGCGTGGCCTTTGCCCCGCAGGACGGCGCGGCCTTTGCCGAGCTTTACCGGCGCGCCGACACGGCGCTGTATGTATCCAAAAAGCGGGGCCGCCACCGCTTTACCCTGTATCAAAAGGAGCTCGAAAACGGAGGAGGTACGCGGCAATGA
- the uppS gene encoding polyprenyl diphosphate synthase, whose product MRIPKHIGIIPDGNRRWAQGAGMHKKDGYAHGLTPGLEVLKLARDAGVEEITFYGFTTDNCGRPAEQVAAFSRACVDAVELIASEPVSLLVVGNTQAKAFPQALMPYTTRTDLNGGGTRVNFLVNYGWEWDLAGLEAPGKDRRKIHGALCSHDVSRVDLVIRWGGMRRLSGFLPVQAVYADFFVVDRLWPDFQQEDFSQALQWYQKQDVTLGG is encoded by the coding sequence TTGAGAATACCGAAACATATTGGGATTATCCCGGATGGAAACAGGCGCTGGGCGCAAGGCGCCGGGATGCACAAGAAGGACGGATACGCGCACGGCTTGACGCCCGGTTTGGAAGTGCTGAAGCTAGCGCGTGACGCCGGTGTGGAGGAAATTACCTTTTACGGCTTTACGACCGACAACTGCGGGCGGCCCGCGGAGCAGGTCGCGGCGTTTTCACGCGCCTGTGTGGACGCGGTGGAATTGATCGCGTCCGAACCGGTTTCGCTTTTGGTCGTCGGCAATACACAGGCCAAAGCGTTTCCGCAAGCGCTGATGCCGTACACAACGCGAACCGATCTGAACGGCGGCGGCACGCGGGTTAATTTTCTGGTGAACTACGGCTGGGAATGGGATTTGGCGGGCTTGGAAGCGCCCGGCAAGGACCGCCGGAAGATTCACGGCGCGCTCTGCTCGCACGATGTGTCGCGGGTCGATCTGGTGATCCGGTGGGGCGGTATGCGGCGTTTATCCGGCTTTCTGCCGGTGCAGGCGGTGTATGCGGATTTCTTCGTCGTGGACCGCCTGTGGCCGGATTTTCAGCAGGAGGACTTCTCGCAGGCGCTCCAGTGGTACCAAAAGCAAGACGTCACGCTGGGCGGTTGA
- a CDS encoding MarR family winged helix-turn-helix transcriptional regulator: MDFPQGKGIREFNRLYKELDDLYHDLSLKMGLSDSAFIILYAICEMGDGCLQRDICLMSYLSKQTINSSIQKLEQGGYLVLKPGKGRDREIFLTGAGRRLAEEKILPVAIMENLAFEELSPEESRELLRLTGKYVERFRAKAKQIL; encoded by the coding sequence GTGGATTTTCCGCAAGGGAAGGGCATACGGGAATTTAACCGCTTATATAAGGAGCTGGACGATCTGTACCACGACCTGTCGCTCAAAATGGGTCTTTCGGACAGCGCGTTTATCATCCTTTACGCGATCTGCGAGATGGGCGACGGCTGCTTGCAGCGCGATATCTGCCTGATGTCCTATCTCAGCAAGCAGACGATCAATTCCTCCATTCAAAAGCTGGAACAGGGCGGCTACCTCGTGTTGAAGCCCGGCAAGGGCCGGGACCGCGAGATCTTTTTGACCGGCGCCGGGCGCAGGCTGGCGGAGGAAAAAATCCTGCCCGTGGCGATCATGGAGAACTTGGCGTTTGAAGAGCTTTCGCCCGAGGAAAGCCGCGAGCTGCTGCGGCTGACCGGCAAGTACGTGGAGCGCTTCCGGGCAAAGGCCAAGCAAATTTTATAG